The Paenibacillus sp. FSL H7-0357 nucleotide sequence GCCGTGGCGGCGTATTATTCCTTCAAGCGGGACCGCAAGGAGCTGTCCAAATCTTTCTTCATCGGCATGGTGCTGATTGTCATTATGTTTGTACTCGGAACCAAAATGCATGAGCGTTACATGTATCCAGTTCTGATTCTCTCGCTGTTCGCTTATATTGAAAGCCGGGACCGCCGTTTTCTGACGCTGTTTCTCGGATTTTCGCTGACGCAATACATTAATGTAGGCTACACGCTTGCCCATCTGAACGCCGGAAATAATCCGCCTTCGGACGGAATTGTTCTGGTTACGTCGATTGCCAATCTCGCTTTGTTGTTATATATGCTGTACATTGGGTATTCGTTGTATATCCGTAACGAAACGAAGCTGCTTCCGCTGCCTTCTGCCCCTGCGGAGAAGTATGAAGCTGATATGAAACTCGCCGAGGAGCTTCGTCCGCTTCCGCAGCCGGGTAAGAGATCCAGGTTCAGAATGCAGCGTAAAGACTGGATCTGGATGCTGGCTATTACTGCCGTCTACGCAGCCCTGGCTCTTTACCACCTGGGCTCATCAAAAGCTCCCGAAACCTTATGGGAACCGGCTGCCAGCGGCGAAAGCTTTTATGTCGATCTGGGCCAGAGCCGCCAGTTGGAGCGTGTCAACGTATTTGGAGGTGTCGGGACCGGTAAATTCAAACTGGAATTCAGCCAGACGCCGGATGCCTGGAGCAGTCCGCTCGATGTGAATGAGGATGTCGGCAATGTATTCATCTGGAAAAGCCAGCCGCTGAACGTTGCGGCAAGATACGTGAAGCTTACGGTGACTTCACCGGGCTTTACCTTAAATGAAATGGCCTTCTACGAGCAGGGGGGCGGGAAAACTCCGCTTCCGGTTACAAGTGTCACCCCGGATGCCGGTGCAGCGCCAAAAAGAGGCGTCCCCTCCAACCTGTTTGACGAACAGTCAATCATACCGGAAAATACCGGTTTCATGAACAGCACCTATTTTGATGAGATTTACCATGCACGGACAGCTTATGAATACACGCATGGCATCGTCCCTTATGAGAATACCCACCCGCCGCTCGGCAAGCTTCTGATTGCTATCGGCATGGAGGTATTCGGTGTTAATCCGTTCGGCTGGCGGATTATCGGTACTTTGTTCGGAATCGCTATGCTGCCGCTAATCTATATCATGGCGCTGCACCTGTTCAAAAAGAGCATTTACGCCGCCCTTGCCGCGGGACTGTTCGCACTGGATTTCATGCATTTTACGCAGACGCGGATTTCTACAATTGATGTATACGGCGTATTCTTCATCATGTTAATGTTCTATTTCATGCAGCGGTATTTCACGATGAATTTCTACTGTGTTCCGCTGCGCAGGACACTCGTCCCGCTGTTCTGGTCCGGATTGTTCTTCGGTATCGGCGTCGCCTCCAAATGGATTGTGCTCTATGGAGGAGCCGGGCTGGCCATTATGCTGGCGCTCGCCTTATTTGAACGCTATAGGGAACATAAGGCCGCTGGGCGTGTGCTGGCAGAAGGCAAATTAAGTGACCAGGAGCTCAAGGACGCCTGCCGGACGGCAGATAGTTCCTTTTGGAAGAACACCATCGTTACGCTGGCCAGCTGTGTTGTTTTCTTTGTAGTTATTCCTGCCGTTATCTATAGCCTGTCCTTTATCCCTGCGCTGTCCGTAACAGCCGACGGGTTTACTGTAAAAGGCTTGATCGATGCGCAAAAGAATATGTATAACTACCACAGCCAGCTTGTCGCCACGCATCCGTTTGCTTCCTCCTGGTGGGAATGGCCGTTTATGAAACGGCCTGTATGGTTCTTCAGCGGCGGCGAAGGATTGCCGGAAGGCAAGGTAAGCAGCATAGTCACCATAGGCAATCCGCTAATCTGGTGGACCGGGATCTTCGCGATGCTGGCTACGGTATGGCTTACCGTAAAACGGAAAGACAAAAGCATGTACATGATCTGGATCGGCTTTTTCTCGCAGTATGTCCCTTGGATGCTTGTACCGCGTGAGACGTTCCTATACCATTATTTTGCGATGGTACCGTTCATGATTCTTGCTATTGTATATATCATGAAGCTGCTGGACAGCAAATATCGGGAAGCTAGGTACATCCGGTATGCATACGTGGCTGTCGCAGCGCTGCTTTTTGTACTGTTCTATCCGGTGTTGTCGGGAATGGTGGTTGACAAAGAATATGTGACGGATGTGCTGCGCTGGTTCCCTTCCTGGGTATTCTAGGAGGGGAGCGCGTAGTGCTACAAAACTTTTAGGAGGAACAAAGGTGAAAGCCAGATACAGTGTAATTGTCCCCATGTACAATGAGGAAGAAGTTATTCAATATACGTATGAGCGGCTTAAGAAAGTCATGGACGAATGCGGTGATACCTATGAACTGATCTTCGTTAATGACGGGAGCCGGGATCGCACAGCTGAGATCATGAGTGGAATCAGCAGCAGCGACGAGCATGTTAAGCTGATTGACTTCTCCCGTAACTTCGGTCATCAGGTCGCGATTACGGCCGGAATGGACTATGCGCAAGGCCAGGCTGTTGTGGTGATTGACGCGGATCTTCAAGATCCGCCCGAGGTCATTTTGCAGATGATTGCCAAGTGGAAAGAGGGCTATGAGGTAGTTTACGCCAAACGGCTGAAACGGCATGGGGAGACTATTTTCAAGAAAGTGACCGCCAAGCTCTTTTACCGTCTGCTCAGCAGCATGACCAGTGTGGAGATTCCCACCGATACAGGCGACTTCCGGCTCATCGACCGTAAAGTATGCGATGTGCTGCGTGGTCTCAAAGAGAAAAACCGCTATGTCAGAGGTTTGGTGAGCTGGGTCGGCTTCCGGCAGACGATGGTGGAATATGTGCGGGAGGAACGTTTTGCAGGTGAAACCAAATACCCGCTGAAGAAAATGATCCGGTTTGCGGTTGACGGCATCACCTCATTTTCACATAAGCCGCTGAAAATAGCCTCATATGTAGGCTTCTTTCTCTCCTTCTCCAGCTTTGTGTATCTGTTCTTTGTATTGTTCCAGAGAATCTTTTTTACCTCATGGACGGTTCCGGGCTGGGCTTCCATCGTCGGTGTGAATTTGTTGTTTAACGGCATCGTGCTGATGCTGCTTGGCGTAATAGGTGAATATATTGGACGGATATATGATGAATCCAAGGATAGACCGCTGTACATCGTGCGTGAGACCAAGGGTTACCGGGGCGGAGAGCATGAGGAGCGGCAAGAGGACAATGATTATGGCAGATAGGAAGCTGAATGCGGGATTTATCCAGTTTTTAAAATTTAATGCTGTAGGCTTACTGAATACGCTGATTGATTTCGCCGTATTTACCTTGCTGCATTCTCTGGGTATGATGAACACCCCGGCACAGATTATTTCTTATAGCGCAGGGACAGCGAACAGTTTTTTTTGGAACAAGAAGGTGACCTTTAAGGATAAGAGTCAGGCTAGCAAGGACAGTTTTGACCGTATGCAATTAGTCCGATTCATCATACTGAACCTGGTTGTACTGGGGATATCAGTGCTGCTGATGCATCTGCTAACGGACAAATTTGGAGTTCAGGTGCTGATTTCCAAAGTGCTGGTTACGTTCGTCACCGTCATCATCAATTTCTTTGGCAGCCGTAAATGGGTATTTTAAGTCAAATGTTGGGCCGTGGAGTTTCTTTATCTTAAAGATCGGGGGGATTTGATGCGTAAGTTTTCCTATTTGATCATAATTGCAGGAGTTCTAGTCATGCTGTATCCAAAAGCGAGCGAATGGTATAACGACCGGCAGCAAGAGAAGCTGCTGAAGGAGGCTGAACAGGCTTATAGTGAGCTGGCCCCTTCGTCAGAGCCCGATCTGAAAAAACAGTACGCCGAGGTCACTGCACTGCTGGCAGAAGAATCAGCTGGGGATGAACCAGTGCAGGCTGCCGAACC carries:
- a CDS encoding GtrA family protein — encoded protein: MADRKLNAGFIQFLKFNAVGLLNTLIDFAVFTLLHSLGMMNTPAQIISYSAGTANSFFWNKKVTFKDKSQASKDSFDRMQLVRFIILNLVVLGISVLLMHLLTDKFGVQVLISKVLVTFVTVIINFFGSRKWVF
- a CDS encoding glycosyltransferase family 2 protein, giving the protein MKARYSVIVPMYNEEEVIQYTYERLKKVMDECGDTYELIFVNDGSRDRTAEIMSGISSSDEHVKLIDFSRNFGHQVAITAGMDYAQGQAVVVIDADLQDPPEVILQMIAKWKEGYEVVYAKRLKRHGETIFKKVTAKLFYRLLSSMTSVEIPTDTGDFRLIDRKVCDVLRGLKEKNRYVRGLVSWVGFRQTMVEYVREERFAGETKYPLKKMIRFAVDGITSFSHKPLKIASYVGFFLSFSSFVYLFFVLFQRIFFTSWTVPGWASIVGVNLLFNGIVLMLLGVIGEYIGRIYDESKDRPLYIVRETKGYRGGEHEERQEDNDYGR
- a CDS encoding phospholipid carrier-dependent glycosyltransferase — translated: MIKNTRAAAIIVLMLLLFVLPVTSIYAEGNLLQNPGFEDGEVGAPSSWTKDAWISGDGSGVLSVQSEEVHSGSKAAVIENLEPNHLKWVQNISVAPDSYYKISGFVKIASAAGQGLGANIFPVGIGSGYPATTDTAGDWQYLEFIGQTGKEQTELGIGAALGGYANLIQGKAYFDDLAVEQLDAAPEGAGVISLDSGAAAQGGDNPAEETPHKVSPAKLLLISALFSVFFAFLYNRAFRSDRLLKQPDVIYTRWLYLIVGAALILRVWIGLTAQGYQNDMNTFIAWGQRMVDLGPGKFYEEGYFADYPPGYLYILYLLASIRGLFGLAHGSGGETLLFKLPAILSDLVLGYLIYKGGRKKLGSGMAIGLSLLFLFNPAVLMDSATWGQADSFFLVFLLLSIAGASDKAFVRAAIFFALATLIKPQALIFTPVLLFAFYHHRAWKQLAVGALYGLGIFALLAAPFFWNNGGLGALIDLYKSTLSSYPYSTVNAFNLYALTDPMWSPLDFTWLGITYRVWGYVCILAAVAVAAYYSFKRDRKELSKSFFIGMVLIVIMFVLGTKMHERYMYPVLILSLFAYIESRDRRFLTLFLGFSLTQYINVGYTLAHLNAGNNPPSDGIVLVTSIANLALLLYMLYIGYSLYIRNETKLLPLPSAPAEKYEADMKLAEELRPLPQPGKRSRFRMQRKDWIWMLAITAVYAALALYHLGSSKAPETLWEPAASGESFYVDLGQSRQLERVNVFGGVGTGKFKLEFSQTPDAWSSPLDVNEDVGNVFIWKSQPLNVAARYVKLTVTSPGFTLNEMAFYEQGGGKTPLPVTSVTPDAGAAPKRGVPSNLFDEQSIIPENTGFMNSTYFDEIYHARTAYEYTHGIVPYENTHPPLGKLLIAIGMEVFGVNPFGWRIIGTLFGIAMLPLIYIMALHLFKKSIYAALAAGLFALDFMHFTQTRISTIDVYGVFFIMLMFYFMQRYFTMNFYCVPLRRTLVPLFWSGLFFGIGVASKWIVLYGGAGLAIMLALALFERYREHKAAGRVLAEGKLSDQELKDACRTADSSFWKNTIVTLASCVVFFVVIPAVIYSLSFIPALSVTADGFTVKGLIDAQKNMYNYHSQLVATHPFASSWWEWPFMKRPVWFFSGGEGLPEGKVSSIVTIGNPLIWWTGIFAMLATVWLTVKRKDKSMYMIWIGFFSQYVPWMLVPRETFLYHYFAMVPFMILAIVYIMKLLDSKYREARYIRYAYVAVAALLFVLFYPVLSGMVVDKEYVTDVLRWFPSWVF